TTGCGGGATGTGAGATTGCCGGTCACAGGGTCAAAGGTATAGTGGAACGAAAATACGGAGTTTTGGCCGTTCTTACCAAGCTACACGGGCTCTATTTATCGTAGCCTAAATCAAAAGACTCCGAAAACCCGCTACGCCACGACTAAACAGGCGTTCTCACCTGAATGCCGGTAAATATAGTTGTGAAACAGTCTGTTACGACCGCTTGCTGCGCTGCTTAATTTTCCCCAAACACCTCATCCAACCCCCTGCACATATGCCGGGCGGCTTCGGCAATCAAGTCCTCCGTGTGCGCATCCGATACAAAGCCCACCTCATAACCCGAAGGACCGATATATACACCGTGCTCCAGCAAATAGGTGTGCAGCTTATTGAACCACTGCATATTTTCCGCGCGGATTTCCTCGGCCGAACGAATCGGTGAGCCGTCGCCAAAGGCCAGCCAGAAAATAGAGGCATGTTGCACCATCTTAAAGGGATAACCCTTGCTCGCGGCATGCTCGTTCACGGTGTCGGTAAGCTGACGGGTGCGGGCTTCGAGCCGCTCGTAGAAACCGGGCTCCAGGCATTTTTGCAGTTGCGCAAATCCCGCCGCCATGGCCACCGGGTTGCCCGACAGCGTGCCCGCCTGGTAAACCGGGCCGTCGGGCGATACGGCCGACATAATCTCACGACTGGCTCCGTAGGCTCCAACAGGTAAACCGCCGCCAATGATTTTTCCAAACGTGATAATATCCGGTGCAATGTCATAGGTGCCCGCAGCACCTTCAAACCCGGCTCTGAACCCGGAAATAACCTCGTCAAAAATGAGGAGCACCCCGTATTTTTGGGTGATTTCGCGCACAAATCTCAGATATTCAGGTTGCTGAAGAAGGAGTCCGTTGTTGGCGGGAATGGGTTCAATAATCACCGCCGCCAGGTCGTCGGCGTAGGTTTGGAGGGCGCTTTCAAGTGCTTCGCGGTCGTTGAGGGTAACCACAACCGTGTCGTTTACGGTGGCTTCGGGCACACCTGCCGAAGATGAGGTGCCGAGCGTTACCAAGCCCGAGCCGGCTTTTACCAGCAAGGCATCTACGTGGCCGTGGTAGCAACCTTCAAACTTCAGTATCTTGTTTTTACCGGTGTAGCCACGCGCCAATCGCACGGCCGACATCACCGCCTCGGTTCCGCTGTTCACAAAGCGGATTTTTTCAATGTAGCGGTGGTTTTCCAGGATAAGTCCGGCCAGTTTGTTCTCAAGCCGCGTGGGAGCTCCGAAAGAAGTTCCGTTGTGAAGCGTTTGGATGATTTCCCCGATCACCGTGTCGTTGGCGTGACCCAAAATCAGCGGTCCCCACGAGCAACAGAAATCAATGTAGCGCTGGCCGTCCGCATCCCAGATATACGGGCCCTTGCCGCGGTCTATAAAAAGGGGTGTGCCTCCCACTGAGCGAAAGGCCCGTACCGGTGAGTTAACTCCGCCGGGAAAATAGTTTTGTGCTTCCTGATAAAGTGCGCTTGATACTTCTCTCTTCATTGACGCTTGTATTGCTTAGGTTGATAGAACAATTTTATCGTTACTTTGTGCAAAGCTACTACGGATTCACCGAGACCCAAATGAAACCTGAGAATACTTTAGAATACGCCAAACAACTCGACGCTGCAGATGCGCTTAAAGCCTTCCGAAAGCGTTTTTTGTTTCCACAACACGAAGGCTCCCATTGCGTCTACTTTACCGGAAACTCACTCGGACTTCAGCCCGAAACTGCCCGCGCGGCCTTGCTTCAGGAGCTGGACGACTGGGCCAAATGGGGTGTTGAAGGGCATTTCCATGCGAAAAACCCCTGGTATGCCTACCACGAGATGTTTGCGGAACCCATGTCCCGGTTGGTGGGCGCGCACCCCGATGAGGTGGTGGCCATGAACGGGCTTACTACCAATTTGCATTTGCTGATGGTGTCCTTTTTCCGGCCGCAGGGAAAACGTACGCGCATCCTCTGCGAGGCGAAAGCTTTTCCCTCAGATCTTTACGCCTTAGAGTCGCAGTTGCGCCATCACGGACTCGATCCCGATGAGCACCTCATTGCACTCGAGCCCCGGGAAGGAGAACACACCCTGCGCACCGAAGATGTGATTGCGGCCATCCGCGAGGCGGGCGACACCCTTGCCCTCACCATGATAGGAGGTGTAAACTACTACACCGGGCAGGTGTTCGACATTCCCGCCATTACCGCCGCTGCGCATAACGTAGGCGCATTGGCCGGTTGGGACCTGGCACATGCCGCCGGAAACATCATCCTGAAACTCCACGATTGGAAAGTGGATTTTGCCGCGTGGTGTACCTATAAATACCTGAACTCGGGCCCGGGCAGCGTGTCGGGTGTATTTGTGCACCAGCGCCACGGACACAACCCCGAAGTACCGCGCTTTGCCGGTTGGTGGGGTTACGACAAAACAACCCGCTTTGATATGAAGCCCGGTTTCAGGCCCATTCCCGGAGCTGAGGGCTGGCAGTTGAGCAATGCACCGGTTTTTAGCATGGCGGTACACAAGGCCTCGCTCGATATTTTTGACGAAGCCGGTATGCCGGCCATTCGCAACAAGAGTGAACAACTTACCGCTTTTTTGGATTTTGTGTTGCAGGAAACTGCACGTGCGGTGGGCAACGCCAGCTTTGAGGTGATCACACCGGCAACCAAAGAGGCACGCGGTGCGCAATTATCGGTGCTGGTGCACGGAGCGGGCAAGTGGCTCTTTGATGCCCTTACCCATCGCGGCGTGGTGGTTGACTGGAGAGAACCCAATGTAATCAGAATGGCACCTGCGCCACTCTACAACAGCTTTGAGGATGTGTTCAGGTTTGGGCAAATCCTCACTGAAGTGCTGGAAGAAGCAGGTGTGAAAAGTGAAAGTTAAACGCATAGAGCACATGAAATCAGTAACCATTGTAGGAGGAGGCCTTGTAGGCGGTCTGTTGGCCGCCTTGATGGCGCAAAGAGGCTACCGCGTAGCTGTTTACGAGCGTCGGCCCGATATTCGTAAAGCTGAAATATCAGCCGGAAAATCCATCAACCTTGCCCTTTCAGACCGCGGCTGGAAGGCACTCGGCCTGGTGGGTGCCGATGACGAAGTAAAGGCCATAGCGACCCCTATGTACGGCCGAAAAATGCATGCGATTGACGGAGAAGTCACCTATCAGGCATACGGACTGGAGGGACAAGCCATCTATTCTGTTTCACGTGGCGGAATCAATGCCAAATTGCTTGAAATTGCTGACCGAAGCGGAAATGTATCCACCCACTTTAACGAAAAGTGCCTGCATGTGGACCTCGAGCAAAATGAGTTGACTTTTGAAAACACCCAAACCGGAAAAATCACCCATGTAAAGAGCGATCTCATTTTTGCAAGCGATGGCGCTTTTTCTGCTGTAAGGGCGGTCATGCAGAAAACAGACCGCTTCAACTACCAGCAAGAGTACCTTCAAGATGGATACCGCGAAATTCTGCTTCCGGCCAATGAAGACGGCACCCATAAACTCGACCCCAATGCCTTGCACATCTGGCCCAGAGGTCGCTACATGCTGATAGCCCTTGCCAACCAGGACGGCAGTTTTACCTGCACCCTCTTTATGCCGTTTGAAGGAAATCCCTCCTTTGATTCACTGCAAACCCCCGACGATGTAAATCGCTTTTTCGCGGAGATATTCCCCGATTTTTACGCCATGATGCCCGACGTGGGCGACGACTATTTCAGGCATCCGCTTTCATCGCTGGCCATCATCCGATGCTATCCGTGGGTGCGTGGTAGGGTGGCGTTGATTGGCGATGCGGCCCATGCCATTGTGCCGTTTTACGGGCAGGGTATGAATTCTGGTTTTGAGGATTGTACAGTCCTTTCTGAACTCATGGACAAGCACGGAGAAAACTGGGATGCACTGCTTCAGGAATACCAGGAGTTGCGCAAACCCGACGGCGACGCCATTGCCCAATTAGCAGTGGATAATTATTACGTGATGCGCGATTATGTGGCCGATGAAGATTTTCTGCTGCGAAAGAAAATTGAGAAGAAGATCTTTGAAAAGCACCCCGACAAATGGATGCCGTTGTACTCGCAGGTTACCTTCAGCCACATCCGCTATTCTGAGGCGTATGAAACCGGACAGAAGCAAGACCGTATCATGGATGAGGTTATGAAGCACCCCGGTATTCACAAAAAGTGGGACAGCAACGAAATAGAAGAGCTCGTTTTGAGTTTATGGGAGAAACAACAAACAGCAGCCCACGCCGAATAACGCTCATGCATCAAAAGCTCGTCTATATACTCGCGCTGGTTTTTGCCCTGGGTCTTCAGGAAACCATGGCGCAGGCTACACAGTACCGCGGAAAGCGGGCTCCGGCCTTTGAAGTGGGACACAGCTTCAACAATCAGGGTTGGTACATTTTGCCGGGAATCACCCATACACTTGGCTTTGCCCACACCGAGCGCGACAGAATAGGCCCCGATTCGTCGGTGGTAACCACCCACAACCCCGCAGGCCAGATGGGGGCGTTTTTGCAACTGGGCCGTTTCCACGTGTGGGAAAACCGCTTTTTTCAGCTCTTTGATTACGGATTGGATGTGCGATGGCTGCGTGGTGTGCACAATCGAACAAGGGATTACCGCTTTGGAGATGAAGAAGTAAACTGGATGGCGATGGAGGGCAATGGTCGCTTTTCGGATCTGTGGCTGGGAGCCACCACCAATCTGAGCCATGTAAGCAGAATCGGCAATGGCGTTTTCATTACCAATGCCATCGGTGCCAACCTCAACTACGCACTGGTGCGCGGTACACGCGCCGAGGGGGCCTATGAAGGAACCCAAACTTTTGAGCCTCCGGTATTCGCCGCGCAACTTCACTACCGCTTGGGTGTGGGTTTTCCGCTGGGTAATGGTTGGTACATCATGCCCACCATCGAAACCCCCATACTTGGAATTTTTGCGTGGAATGGCGGGCATCCATCCATGCGCTACTTTGATACCTATTACCAGCCCTTGCTGATTGGCATCAACATCATGAAACTCGACAGGATGAAAATGAAACCCTGTCCCACAGAAGGGGGTGACGGTAAAAAGCGCAAGGGAGAAGACGGCGGACTCTGGGATAAGAAGATGAGGAAAAA
This region of Cryomorphaceae bacterium genomic DNA includes:
- the kynU gene encoding kynureninase; translation: MKPENTLEYAKQLDAADALKAFRKRFLFPQHEGSHCVYFTGNSLGLQPETARAALLQELDDWAKWGVEGHFHAKNPWYAYHEMFAEPMSRLVGAHPDEVVAMNGLTTNLHLLMVSFFRPQGKRTRILCEAKAFPSDLYALESQLRHHGLDPDEHLIALEPREGEHTLRTEDVIAAIREAGDTLALTMIGGVNYYTGQVFDIPAITAAAHNVGALAGWDLAHAAGNIILKLHDWKVDFAAWCTYKYLNSGPGSVSGVFVHQRHGHNPEVPRFAGWWGYDKTTRFDMKPGFRPIPGAEGWQLSNAPVFSMAVHKASLDIFDEAGMPAIRNKSEQLTAFLDFVLQETARAVGNASFEVITPATKEARGAQLSVLVHGAGKWLFDALTHRGVVVDWREPNVIRMAPAPLYNSFEDVFRFGQILTEVLEEAGVKSES
- the hemL gene encoding glutamate-1-semialdehyde-2,1-aminomutase is translated as MKREVSSALYQEAQNYFPGGVNSPVRAFRSVGGTPLFIDRGKGPYIWDADGQRYIDFCCSWGPLILGHANDTVIGEIIQTLHNGTSFGAPTRLENKLAGLILENHRYIEKIRFVNSGTEAVMSAVRLARGYTGKNKILKFEGCYHGHVDALLVKAGSGLVTLGTSSSAGVPEATVNDTVVVTLNDREALESALQTYADDLAAVIIEPIPANNGLLLQQPEYLRFVREITQKYGVLLIFDEVISGFRAGFEGAAGTYDIAPDIITFGKIIGGGLPVGAYGASREIMSAVSPDGPVYQAGTLSGNPVAMAAGFAQLQKCLEPGFYERLEARTRQLTDTVNEHAASKGYPFKMVQHASIFWLAFGDGSPIRSAEEIRAENMQWFNKLHTYLLEHGVYIGPSGYEVGFVSDAHTEDLIAEAARHMCRGLDEVFGEN
- a CDS encoding FAD-dependent monooxygenase, with the protein product MKSVTIVGGGLVGGLLAALMAQRGYRVAVYERRPDIRKAEISAGKSINLALSDRGWKALGLVGADDEVKAIATPMYGRKMHAIDGEVTYQAYGLEGQAIYSVSRGGINAKLLEIADRSGNVSTHFNEKCLHVDLEQNELTFENTQTGKITHVKSDLIFASDGAFSAVRAVMQKTDRFNYQQEYLQDGYREILLPANEDGTHKLDPNALHIWPRGRYMLIALANQDGSFTCTLFMPFEGNPSFDSLQTPDDVNRFFAEIFPDFYAMMPDVGDDYFRHPLSSLAIIRCYPWVRGRVALIGDAAHAIVPFYGQGMNSGFEDCTVLSELMDKHGENWDALLQEYQELRKPDGDAIAQLAVDNYYVMRDYVADEDFLLRKKIEKKIFEKHPDKWMPLYSQVTFSHIRYSEAYETGQKQDRIMDEVMKHPGIHKKWDSNEIEELVLSLWEKQQTAAHAE